In Pseudomonas fluorescens, one genomic interval encodes:
- a CDS encoding cell wall hydrolase, with protein MTAIDKDRDILARTLWGEARGEGTAGQIAVAWTIRNRVFDGKTNSWWGEGYAGVCQKPYQFSCWNKTDPNYQFLIGVKEIPFRELAQCRIAADQVIDGKVSDPTGGATHYYATSIKAPAWASKAQQTLKLGGHVFFKDVP; from the coding sequence ATGACTGCAATCGATAAAGACCGTGACATCCTTGCCCGCACCTTGTGGGGCGAGGCTCGCGGCGAGGGTACGGCCGGCCAGATCGCCGTAGCCTGGACGATCCGCAACCGCGTGTTCGACGGAAAGACCAATTCGTGGTGGGGGGAGGGCTATGCCGGCGTCTGCCAGAAACCGTACCAGTTCAGCTGCTGGAACAAGACCGACCCAAACTATCAGTTCCTGATTGGCGTGAAGGAAATCCCGTTCCGCGAGCTGGCGCAATGTCGAATCGCTGCGGACCAGGTGATCGACGGGAAGGTGTCTGATCCTACCGGCGGGGCCACGCATTACTACGCCACCAGCATCAAGGCGCCGGCCTGGGCGTCGAAGGCCCAGCAGACTCTCAAGTTGGGCGGTCACGTCTTCTTCAAGGATGTGCCGTGA
- a CDS encoding lysis system i-spanin subunit Rz produces MLVPWKTVVALGLVLIGAGSAWQFQDWRYGKQLAEQAQQHAETLNQLTQAAAATQRAEQDKRLALEQRLAASEQTHFEKMTDAQKNQDRLRDRLATSDLRLSVLLDSTHATKGRGVPATAGAGGVDHAAVRARLDPAHAQRIIAITDIGDRGLIALQACQAYVKAAVSLRSQ; encoded by the coding sequence ATGCTCGTTCCGTGGAAAACGGTGGTCGCGCTGGGGCTGGTGCTGATCGGCGCCGGCAGCGCCTGGCAGTTTCAGGACTGGCGCTATGGCAAGCAGTTGGCCGAGCAAGCCCAGCAGCACGCCGAAACCCTCAATCAACTGACCCAGGCCGCCGCCGCCACGCAGCGGGCCGAGCAGGACAAGCGTCTCGCGCTCGAGCAGCGGCTGGCGGCCAGCGAGCAAACCCACTTCGAGAAAATGACCGATGCTCAAAAGAACCAAGATCGCCTGCGCGATCGCCTTGCCACTTCTGATCTCCGGCTGTCAGTCCTCCTCGACTCAACTCACGCTACCAAAGGCCGTGGTGTGCCAGCCACCGCCGGCGCCGGCGGCGTGGATCATGCAGCAGTACGCGCCCGACTTGACCCGGCGCATGCTCAACGAATTATCGCCATCACCGACATCGGCGACCGCGGATTGATCGCGCTGCAGGCGTGTCAGGCCTACGTGAAAGCTGCGGTCTCTTTGCGTTCCCAGTGA
- a CDS encoding acyltransferase family protein, which produces MTSVSHSKDSKVSTTLQLNNYRPDIDGLRAIAVISVILYHFKIQLFSGGFVGVDIFFVISGYLITKGILDKNSKGTFEFSDFYFRRVRRLIPALLVTIVASYIASFVLFSPADFKQMSGSTLYALSGVSNVFFWMESGYFDTSSIVKPLLHTWSLSVEIQFYIIWPIVFYLIAKAGKVKLLATCLCVVAGCAAAVIYLDKDSSGAFFLTPFRIHEFLFGAIVVLVERFRINKFLNGLAYLFGLVVILYSMMFFDIRATKFPGYAALLPVLGASLMIYAGNSTGFSAPLRSWLATKIGEISYSLYLVHWPIYVFVSYIFFERITPLGVVGLLIATFIFAFALYALIEKPFRSPANSRLSGAEFSLATLGVAALVMVVSSSSWAMNGWDWRLPASIRNIAKIDHDELDKYVWRRQDAFNLRGGFDSESGKEKVLVIGDSQAADLVNMLAEGGHAEKMDIVARSLFTNCSTFYLEPGEENNFFTKVNIMTIQSPELIEPCKLQMARVLDAKLLDQADRVYIAFRWNPEAISYNEKAIAKIVSMTKAKVYVFGRKNLLKSSIELVTALGRTSGIDHFAAKFKSDETKSLNERLAAARNVNFVDLMKITCPKKTSCAVLSPNETAIFFDPSHLSKDGAAYFGKSIAALIDSSSLNN; this is translated from the coding sequence ATGACGTCTGTTTCGCATTCAAAGGATAGTAAAGTGTCGACGACTTTACAGTTAAATAACTATAGGCCGGACATAGACGGACTTCGTGCAATAGCGGTCATCTCCGTTATTCTTTACCACTTCAAAATTCAATTATTTTCTGGTGGCTTTGTTGGTGTTGATATTTTCTTTGTGATAAGTGGTTACTTGATCACCAAGGGGATACTTGATAAAAATAGCAAAGGCACATTTGAATTCTCAGATTTTTATTTTAGAAGAGTTCGGCGCTTGATACCTGCGCTATTGGTCACAATCGTAGCATCCTACATTGCATCATTTGTTCTCTTTTCGCCCGCAGATTTCAAACAAATGTCAGGGTCTACCCTGTACGCCCTTAGCGGAGTGTCAAATGTCTTCTTTTGGATGGAGAGCGGATATTTTGACACGTCTTCCATTGTTAAACCACTGCTACACACTTGGTCTCTCAGTGTAGAAATACAGTTCTACATAATTTGGCCTATCGTGTTTTATCTTATAGCGAAGGCCGGTAAGGTAAAGTTACTCGCAACTTGCTTATGCGTTGTTGCTGGTTGTGCGGCCGCGGTGATTTATTTAGATAAGGATTCGTCTGGGGCTTTTTTCTTGACCCCTTTCAGGATTCATGAGTTTTTATTTGGAGCTATAGTTGTATTGGTAGAGCGTTTCCGAATTAATAAGTTCTTGAATGGCTTGGCGTATTTGTTTGGTCTTGTTGTAATACTGTATTCAATGATGTTTTTCGATATTAGGGCTACTAAGTTTCCGGGATATGCAGCATTGCTCCCGGTACTAGGTGCGTCATTGATGATCTATGCTGGTAATAGCACAGGGTTTTCTGCGCCGCTTAGATCTTGGCTGGCTACGAAAATTGGTGAGATAAGTTACTCGCTGTATCTTGTGCACTGGCCTATTTACGTTTTTGTAAGTTATATCTTTTTTGAAAGAATTACTCCGCTCGGGGTTGTTGGACTGCTCATCGCAACTTTCATTTTTGCTTTTGCTCTTTATGCTTTAATCGAAAAGCCATTTAGGAGTCCGGCCAATTCAAGGTTAAGTGGGGCGGAGTTCAGCTTGGCAACTTTGGGAGTTGCAGCATTAGTTATGGTTGTTTCGTCGAGTAGCTGGGCAATGAACGGCTGGGATTGGCGACTGCCTGCTTCAATTAGGAATATAGCTAAAATTGACCATGATGAGCTCGATAAATATGTTTGGAGGCGTCAAGATGCGTTCAATTTGAGGGGCGGCTTTGATTCGGAATCTGGTAAAGAAAAGGTTCTAGTAATAGGTGACTCGCAAGCGGCTGACCTTGTTAATATGCTTGCAGAGGGCGGTCATGCTGAAAAAATGGACATTGTTGCGAGGTCTTTATTCACCAATTGCAGTACTTTCTATCTTGAACCTGGTGAAGAAAATAATTTCTTTACCAAGGTTAATATTATGACCATACAAAGTCCTGAGCTTATTGAGCCATGTAAACTTCAAATGGCTCGTGTTCTGGACGCAAAGCTTCTCGATCAGGCCGATCGAGTGTATATAGCTTTTCGCTGGAATCCAGAAGCTATTAGCTATAACGAAAAAGCGATCGCTAAAATCGTATCGATGACAAAAGCAAAGGTATACGTATTCGGACGTAAAAACTTACTAAAAAGTAGTATTGAATTAGTCACCGCGCTTGGTCGCACCTCCGGAATTGACCATTTTGCCGCTAAATTTAAGAGCGACGAAACTAAGTCTCTAAATGAGCGATTGGCTGCCGCGAGAAATGTTAACTTTGTAGACCTCATGAAAATAACTTGTCCAAAAAAGACAAGTTGCGCCGTCTTGAGCCCAAATGAGACTGCCATATTTTTCGATCCATCCCACCTCTCAAAGGATGGGGCGGCATATTTTGGTAAGTCCATCGCCGCGCTAATAGACTCCT